Proteins found in one Lysinibacillus fusiformis genomic segment:
- a CDS encoding TspO/MBR family protein, protein MKWLALISYFAMVIINGLASTVGINGKKTGEISNQVDVLFIPAGYVFSIWGLIYFLLFIWLVQQFRSSTTNRINSKLGLFVITALLNIAWLLSWHYELFITSIVIMVGLLVHIIFLYVSYPKEDNRFSGRLPFSVYLGWISVALMANISFVLKYYEWDGFGLSEEIWAQLLLILATVLATFIRVYKQDVFFPLVIIWAFIGIAIKNGADAGSTFYMPFIYSLFLVIWIFIGRPKRL, encoded by the coding sequence ATGAAATGGCTTGCACTCATAAGTTATTTCGCCATGGTTATTATTAATGGACTAGCTAGCACGGTGGGGATTAATGGGAAAAAGACAGGTGAAATTTCTAATCAGGTAGATGTATTGTTTATTCCAGCGGGTTATGTTTTTAGTATTTGGGGCTTGATTTATTTTTTATTATTCATTTGGCTTGTACAACAATTTCGATCTTCAACTACTAATCGTATAAATAGCAAGCTTGGTCTCTTTGTAATCACTGCATTATTAAATATCGCATGGTTGTTGAGCTGGCATTATGAATTGTTTATAACGTCCATTGTTATTATGGTCGGCTTATTGGTTCATATAATTTTTCTGTATGTAAGTTACCCGAAAGAGGATAATCGTTTTTCAGGGAGACTTCCGTTTTCTGTATATTTAGGGTGGATTAGTGTGGCGTTGATGGCTAATATTAGCTTTGTGCTTAAATATTATGAGTGGGATGGGTTTGGGCTCTCGGAGGAAATATGGGCACAGTTATTACTTATTCTTGCGACTGTGCTAGCTACTTTTATACGTGTTTATAAGCAAGATGTATTTTTTCCATTAGTAATTATCTGGGCTTTTATAGGAATCGCTATCAAGAATGGAGCAGATGCAGGGAGTACTTTCTATATGCCATTTATATATAGTTTGTTCCTGGTAATTTGGATTTTCATTGGAAGGCCTAAAAGATTATAG
- a CDS encoding MerR family transcriptional regulator — protein sequence MTPTDWQYNITQVSEITGLSKQVIRKWEERYQLVHPKRLENGHRVYSEEDVQLYLKVLSLSNQGYSIKQAVTIVLSNQNVLEAVTPTVLTISDNVDHFCNLLLEEGRLCNEVELNRLLQQANHSLGLAKFLSHVIIPFLQEVGRLWEKQVWTEYQESVTTMIVRDYLVQLRRNYHSKEDAPLIMGACLPGEHHEVQLHILLLQAMMTGWRSFLVGSSPAVGAIESLIIHFKPKVVLLSAMTTRPFELYPTSIQQLDDFAAKHPSIRFYMGGAGSEEYLKTHSLHSIAIASTIDEVINNL from the coding sequence ATGACACCAACAGATTGGCAATATAATATTACGCAGGTATCTGAAATCACAGGGCTATCCAAACAAGTGATACGTAAATGGGAAGAGCGCTACCAACTTGTTCATCCAAAAAGATTAGAAAATGGACACCGTGTTTATAGTGAAGAGGATGTGCAGCTATATTTAAAAGTACTTAGCCTTTCAAACCAAGGCTATTCTATAAAACAAGCAGTGACAATTGTACTTAGCAATCAAAATGTTTTAGAGGCAGTTACCCCCACAGTGTTGACCATAAGCGACAATGTAGATCATTTCTGTAATCTTTTATTGGAAGAAGGAAGACTTTGCAATGAAGTAGAACTTAATCGACTCTTGCAACAAGCAAATCATTCATTAGGATTAGCAAAATTTCTATCTCATGTGATTATTCCTTTCTTACAAGAGGTAGGAAGATTATGGGAAAAACAGGTATGGACCGAGTATCAAGAATCTGTTACTACAATGATTGTTAGAGATTATTTAGTACAATTAAGACGGAATTACCACTCTAAAGAGGATGCACCACTAATAATGGGCGCATGCTTACCAGGGGAGCATCATGAAGTTCAACTTCATATTTTATTGTTGCAAGCAATGATGACTGGTTGGCGATCATTCCTTGTTGGCAGTTCTCCAGCTGTTGGGGCAATTGAATCTTTAATCATACATTTTAAACCAAAGGTGGTTCTATTATCTGCTATGACTACAAGGCCATTTGAGTTATACCCTACTAGCATTCAGCAATTAGATGACTTCGCTGCAAAACATCCTTCTATTCGATTTTATATGGGGGGTGCTGGCTCTGAAGAGTATTTAAAAACACATTCCTTACATTCAATTGCTATTGCCAGTACTATTGATGAAGTTATAAATAACTTATAA